A window from Chiloscyllium punctatum isolate Juve2018m chromosome 3, sChiPun1.3, whole genome shotgun sequence encodes these proteins:
- the slc35d3 gene encoding solute carrier family 35 member D3, which translates to MQCCKGRLLGISVAVAHGVFSGSLNILLKLLISRYNFHFLTLVQCLTSSTAALTLELLRRLGGIDVPPFSLSLAKVFAGVTLLSTLQSCLTLWSLRGLSLPMYVVFKRCLPLVTLTIGVFVLKNGVPSIGVCAAVLLTTCGAALAGVGDLSGDPVGYVTGILAVLVHAAYLVVIQKTGHEHPYGPLTAQYTIAVSASPVLLLCSFASLDAIKIWSYPPWHDATFSCVFVSCILIGCLMNFTTLHCTYINSAVTTSFVGVVKSIVTITVGMLAFRDVVPTSLFIAGVVVNTVGSVTYCIVKFFETRQQAKYENLEALTKEDEEGLTESPSVTPQMHELQEDANARAMPSGSLQADHNPLTENYIGVWRLLRRLQLFRKDPPVQESQ; encoded by the exons ATGCAGTGCTGCAAGGGCCGCCTGCTGGGCATCTCGGTGGCCGTAGCCCACGGTGTGTTCTCCGGCTCCCTGAACATCTTGCTGAAGCTGCTGATCTCTCGCTACAACTTTCACTTCCTGACGCTGGTGCAGTGCCTGACCAGCAGCACCGCCGCTCTGACCCTGGAGCTGCTCCGCAGGCTCGGCGGGATCGACGTGCCCCCCTTCAGCCTGAGTCTGGCCAAAGTGTTCGCCGGGGTCACGCTGCTGTCCACGCTGCAGTCCTGCTTGACCCTGTGGTCCCTCCGGGGCCTCAGCCTACCCATGTACGTTGTTTTCAAGCGCTGCCTACCTCTGGTCACTTTAACCATTGGGGTGTTTGTCCTGAAGAATGGTGTTCCCTCCATCGGTGTGTGTGCAGCGGTCTTACTAACGACCTGTGGAGCTGCTTTAGCAG GAGTTGGTGATCTCTCGGGGGATCCGGTGGGTTATGTGACCGGGATCCTGGCAGTGCTGGTGCATGCTGCCTACCTGGTGGTGATCCAGAAGACCGGCCATGAGCATCCCTATGGCCCCCTGACTGCCCAGTACACCATCGCCGTCAGCGCCTCGCCCGTGCTGCTGCTCTGCAGCTTTGCCAGCCTGGATGCCATCAAGATCTGGTCGTACCCGCCTTGGCACGATGCCACCTTCAGCTGTGTGTTCGTCTCCTGCATTCTGATTGGCTGCCTCATGAACTTCACCACCCTGCACTGCACTTACATCAACTCGGCGGTGACCACCAGCTTCGTCGGCGTGGTCAAGAGCATCGTCACCATCACGGTGGGCATGCTGGCATTCCGGGACGTGGTGCCCACCTCCCTGTTCATTGCCGGCGTGGTAGTCAACACTGTGGGCTCAGTCACCTATTGCATCGTCAAGTTCTTCGAGACGAGGCAACAAGCCAAGTATGAGAACCTGGAGGCGCTGACCAAGGAGGACGAGGAAGGTTTGACCGAGTCTCCCAGCGTCACCCCTCAAATGCATGAACTGCAGGAAGATGCCAACGCACGGGCAATGCCCAGTGGAAGCCTGCAGGCTGACCATAACCCACTGACTGAAAATTATATCGGGGTCTGGAGGCTATTGAGACGCCTGCAACTTTTCAGGAAGGATCCTCCAGTTCAGGAATCTCAATAA